The following are encoded together in the Bacillus cereus group sp. RP43 genome:
- a CDS encoding bile acid:sodium symporter gives MSTLEKIQTFIILAAVIFGVILGQFNMIHMYSEKFIVPFLFLMLYGLFLSIPLNDIKNGFRNLKFAGTSLGINFIWTPFLAWGLGALFLSDHPALWVGFIMLMVTPCTDWYLIFTEIAKGNVALSTSILPVNLILQVLLLPVYLFLFAGVMKTVEISVLVESIVIVLVLPFLLAHATKFIMHKMKKAETLENKLIPFFSSAQIVFLSLAILAMFASQGKYLLQNMNIVLLLLIPVLLFFMINFILGQFVGRMMHLSYEDTVSLSLTTLARNSPVALAIAVTAFPDEPLIALALVIGPLIELPVLASISQVLLLIKKKQQYT, from the coding sequence ATGAGTACTTTAGAAAAGATTCAAACCTTTATCATTCTTGCAGCTGTTATATTCGGGGTTATATTAGGACAATTTAATATGATACATATGTATTCAGAAAAATTTATTGTCCCCTTCTTATTTTTAATGCTTTATGGATTATTCCTCAGCATCCCATTAAATGATATAAAAAATGGTTTCCGTAACTTAAAATTCGCTGGAACAAGCCTAGGTATTAACTTTATATGGACACCTTTTCTCGCTTGGGGATTAGGCGCATTATTTCTTTCAGATCACCCAGCACTTTGGGTTGGCTTTATTATGTTAATGGTTACTCCGTGTACAGATTGGTATTTAATTTTCACAGAGATCGCAAAAGGTAACGTCGCATTATCTACATCAATTCTACCGGTAAATTTAATTTTACAAGTATTATTGCTCCCAGTTTATTTATTTTTATTTGCAGGTGTAATGAAAACGGTAGAAATTTCTGTTTTAGTAGAAAGTATCGTTATCGTACTTGTTTTACCATTTTTACTTGCGCACGCTACAAAATTCATTATGCATAAAATGAAAAAAGCTGAAACACTTGAGAATAAACTCATTCCGTTTTTCAGCTCTGCTCAAATTGTATTTTTAAGTTTAGCAATATTAGCGATGTTTGCCTCACAAGGTAAGTACTTATTACAAAATATGAATATTGTTTTATTATTACTTATACCAGTATTACTGTTCTTCATGATTAACTTTATACTAGGACAGTTTGTAGGACGTATGATGCATTTATCCTATGAAGACACTGTAAGCCTAAGCTTAACAACATTAGCGAGAAACTCGCCTGTTGCACTCGCAATTGCTGTGACTGCTTTTCCAGACGAACCTCTTATTGCACTTGCCTTGGTCATTGGGCCGTTAATTGAATTGCCTGTGCTTGCTAGCATTTCACAAGTGTTGCTGCTTATTAAGAAAAAACAGCAATACACATAA
- the topB gene encoding DNA topoisomerase III encodes MKLIIAEKPDQGLALVSQFKYRRKDGYLEVEANELFPNGAYCTWAIGHLTQLCNPEHYHAEWKKWSLNTLPMIPERFQFEVTKSKYKQFNVVKQLLHNPQVTEIIHAGDAGREGELIVRNIINLCSVQKPMKRLWISSLTKQAIYQGFKNLLDEADTINTYYEAYTRSCADWVVGMNASRVFSILLKKKGMNDVFSAGRVQTPTLALIVKREKEIENFKSEPFWEVFATFNIEGKKYEGKWEKDNESRLNDPDLANKIAAFCQNKPAVVKEMKTERKEFQPPFLFNLSALQATANKAFKFSPKKTLDITQALYQKGIVSYPRSDSNYVTQGEAATFPDILQKLSQFDEYKGLLPAPIESIMNNKRYVNEKKVTDHYAIIPTEQVTNPSKLSGDEKKIYDMIVRRLIAAHYEVAIFDYTTITTLVDERAEFISKGKQQIQEGWRKVIFQDDKDDETILPIVAEGEQGKVVKVKVKEGKTQPPKRYTEGQLITLMKTAGKYLDNEELEKVLKKTEGLGTEATRAGIITMLKDRKYIDVQKNQVYATDKGKVLITAIGDKILASPEMTAKWEQRLAEIGEGTASPATFMEQTKKLSAKIIEDAVEMSEKWDFTGLHVESIERKGSKFTTGKKVGNCKKCDGDVIDKSTFYGCSNYNTTQCDFTISKKILSKAISQKNMTKLLKGEKTDLIKGFKKGEKTFDAKLEWKDNKINFVFEN; translated from the coding sequence ATGAAATTAATTATTGCCGAGAAACCAGATCAAGGTTTGGCTCTTGTTTCACAGTTTAAATATCGCCGGAAAGATGGATATTTAGAAGTAGAAGCAAATGAGTTATTTCCAAATGGAGCGTACTGTACATGGGCAATTGGTCATTTGACGCAGTTATGTAATCCAGAACATTATCACGCAGAGTGGAAAAAATGGTCACTTAATACGTTACCTATGATTCCAGAGCGTTTTCAATTTGAAGTAACAAAGTCGAAGTATAAGCAATTTAACGTTGTGAAACAGCTGTTACATAATCCTCAGGTAACAGAAATTATTCACGCGGGCGATGCTGGGCGTGAAGGGGAACTGATTGTACGAAATATTATTAATCTTTGCAGCGTGCAAAAACCGATGAAGCGTCTTTGGATTTCCTCTTTAACGAAGCAAGCTATTTATCAAGGATTTAAAAACTTACTAGATGAAGCAGATACGATTAATACGTATTATGAAGCATATACAAGATCTTGCGCTGATTGGGTCGTTGGTATGAATGCATCGCGTGTCTTTAGTATTTTGCTAAAGAAAAAGGGAATGAACGATGTGTTTTCCGCTGGTCGTGTACAAACACCAACACTCGCGTTAATCGTAAAGCGGGAGAAAGAAATAGAGAACTTTAAGTCAGAGCCGTTTTGGGAAGTGTTCGCAACCTTTAATATAGAGGGAAAGAAGTATGAGGGGAAATGGGAGAAAGATAATGAGTCCCGCTTAAATGATCCTGATTTGGCAAATAAAATTGCAGCGTTTTGTCAGAATAAGCCGGCTGTAGTGAAAGAAATGAAAACGGAGCGTAAAGAGTTTCAGCCGCCGTTTTTATTTAATTTATCAGCACTGCAAGCAACTGCGAATAAAGCTTTTAAATTTTCACCGAAAAAGACGCTTGATATAACACAAGCACTATATCAAAAAGGGATTGTCTCTTATCCGCGTTCGGATTCTAACTATGTTACACAAGGAGAGGCAGCAACATTCCCTGATATTTTACAGAAGTTAAGTCAGTTTGATGAATATAAAGGTTTATTGCCAGCACCAATTGAATCGATTATGAACAACAAGCGCTATGTGAATGAAAAAAAAGTTACAGATCACTATGCAATTATACCGACAGAGCAAGTTACAAATCCAAGCAAACTATCAGGTGATGAAAAGAAAATTTACGATATGATCGTAAGAAGACTTATTGCGGCGCATTATGAAGTAGCAATCTTTGACTACACAACGATTACAACGCTTGTAGACGAACGTGCTGAATTCATTTCGAAAGGAAAACAGCAAATTCAAGAAGGATGGCGTAAAGTAATTTTCCAAGATGACAAAGATGATGAAACAATTCTCCCAATTGTAGCTGAAGGTGAACAAGGGAAAGTTGTAAAGGTGAAAGTGAAAGAAGGAAAAACACAGCCACCGAAGCGTTATACAGAAGGACAACTTATTACGTTAATGAAAACAGCCGGTAAGTATTTAGATAATGAAGAGCTCGAGAAAGTATTGAAGAAAACAGAAGGTTTAGGTACGGAAGCGACTCGCGCTGGAATTATTACGATGCTGAAAGACCGTAAATATATTGATGTGCAGAAAAACCAAGTGTATGCGACCGATAAGGGAAAAGTATTAATTACAGCAATCGGCGACAAAATATTAGCTTCACCGGAAATGACTGCAAAATGGGAACAGCGTCTTGCAGAAATTGGTGAAGGGACAGCTTCACCAGCTACATTTATGGAACAAACGAAAAAACTATCAGCTAAAATTATTGAAGACGCGGTTGAAATGTCTGAGAAATGGGATTTCACTGGATTACATGTTGAATCGATTGAGCGAAAAGGATCGAAATTTACAACAGGTAAAAAGGTGGGTAACTGTAAAAAATGCGATGGCGATGTTATTGATAAGTCCACATTTTACGGGTGTTCCAACTACAACACAACACAGTGTGACTTTACCATTTCGAAGAAGATATTAAGCAAAGCTATTTCGCAAAAAAACATGACGAAACTATTAAAAGGCGAGAAGACCGATTTAATTAAAGGCTTTAAAAAAGGCGAGAAAACATTTGATGCGAAGTTAGAGTGGAAAGATAATAAGATTAATTTTGTGTTTGAGAATTAA
- a CDS encoding multicopper oxidase domain-containing protein codes for MKRFVLTAVTVSVITLIAACSATTNTTNDHKNMNDKKTTQTETATKPLKVVKGPEVTLVAKEEKQKLSNGVIVPVWTFNGSSPGPEIRVKKGKKVKVTLKNELPAPVSIHWHGYPVPNNMDGIPGVTQDAVESGKSFTYEFEASVPGTYWYHSHQDSVNQLDRGLYGALIVEDTNEKYDKDYTLMLDEWVTDKEGINKQLKEMTKGQTEKADGNKSSKDNENTKKNDDMKGMDHSGMDMGSDKKDSGNMAGMNHGNMKMEGHDMSMYDLFTINGKSGKLVESLKVNKGDKVRLRLVNAGYLSHDIHVHGHDIKVIATDGQPINDPKVIKDKVISIAPGERYDIEFTANNPGKWYVEDHSENKGTKGMKAVIEYEGSKEMKDKANEKEKLSKLDMAKYGTKKLGSFTLDQQYTTTYNMNLNTQMNGNEMVYTINGKVFPDIDPIPVKKGDLVKVKLVNRSKADDHPMHLHGHFFQVLSKDGKPIEGSPIVKDTLNLKPGEEYEVAFVADNPGEWMFHCHDLHHASAGMVTEVKYTDYKSDYVPNPSIPNKPE; via the coding sequence ATGAAGAGATTTGTATTAACAGCAGTTACAGTCTCCGTAATAACTTTAATTGCTGCATGTTCTGCGACTACAAATACAACAAATGATCATAAAAATATGAACGATAAAAAAACAACACAGACTGAGACGGCTACAAAGCCATTGAAAGTTGTAAAAGGGCCAGAAGTTACTTTAGTAGCGAAAGAAGAAAAACAAAAGCTAAGTAACGGTGTTATTGTTCCAGTCTGGACATTTAATGGTTCATCCCCGGGTCCAGAAATCAGGGTGAAAAAAGGTAAAAAGGTTAAAGTGACATTAAAAAATGAATTACCTGCACCAGTATCTATTCATTGGCATGGGTATCCTGTCCCAAATAACATGGATGGAATTCCAGGCGTGACACAAGATGCGGTTGAATCAGGAAAAAGTTTCACCTATGAATTTGAAGCGAGCGTACCAGGAACTTATTGGTATCATTCACATCAAGATTCTGTAAATCAACTAGATAGAGGCTTGTATGGTGCTCTTATTGTAGAGGATACAAATGAAAAGTATGATAAAGATTACACATTAATGTTAGATGAATGGGTAACAGATAAAGAAGGAATTAATAAGCAGTTAAAAGAAATGACAAAAGGACAAACAGAAAAAGCAGACGGTAATAAATCTAGTAAGGATAATGAAAATACGAAAAAGAATGATGATATGAAAGGTATGGATCATTCTGGTATGGACATGGGCAGTGATAAAAAAGACTCTGGCAATATGGCAGGAATGAACCATGGAAATATGAAGATGGAAGGTCATGATATGAGTATGTATGACTTATTCACAATCAATGGTAAAAGCGGGAAGTTAGTAGAGTCATTAAAAGTGAATAAGGGAGATAAAGTTCGTCTTCGACTTGTTAATGCTGGTTACTTATCACATGATATACACGTTCATGGTCATGATATAAAAGTAATTGCGACAGATGGCCAACCAATAAATGATCCAAAAGTTATTAAGGATAAAGTAATTTCAATAGCACCGGGTGAACGTTATGATATTGAATTTACTGCTAACAATCCTGGGAAATGGTACGTTGAAGACCATTCAGAAAATAAAGGTACAAAAGGAATGAAAGCTGTTATTGAATATGAAGGTAGTAAAGAGATGAAAGACAAAGCAAACGAAAAAGAGAAGTTATCAAAATTAGACATGGCGAAATATGGTACTAAAAAATTAGGTAGTTTCACGTTAGACCAGCAGTATACTACCACATATAATATGAACTTGAATACGCAAATGAATGGAAATGAAATGGTATATACAATTAACGGAAAGGTATTCCCAGATATTGACCCAATTCCAGTGAAAAAGGGTGACTTAGTAAAAGTAAAGTTAGTAAATCGCTCTAAAGCGGACGATCACCCGATGCATTTGCATGGTCATTTCTTCCAGGTATTGAGTAAAGATGGAAAACCGATAGAAGGTTCGCCAATTGTTAAAGATACATTAAACTTAAAACCGGGAGAAGAATATGAAGTAGCCTTTGTAGCAGACAATCCGGGTGAATGGATGTTCCACTGTCATGATTTACACCATGCTTCAGCGGGGATGGTAACAGAAGTGAAATATACAGATTATAAATCTGATTATGTTCCAAACCCTAGCATTCCTAATAAGCCAGAATAA
- a CDS encoding aminopeptidase P family protein encodes MKSTFFARNRERLVNTLPDESITILFAGQAPHMSADAHYKFVPNRNFYYLTGIDEPNVIFMLKKFGNSVEETLFIEKSDPVLEKWVGKTVSKEEAEKLSGIKKVVYLDSFEKTMTNTLFVENVKHVNLDLELREWNGTETKTLAFAKHVREQYPHITIGNVYPNICELRVFKTEEEIEIIKEAIAVTKEGIYNVLKHAKADVMEYELEAHFDFTLKSSGIKHHAFNTILASGKNATVLHYEDNDAQIQNGDLVLLDLGAQKDYYNADISYTFPASGTFSSRQKQIYNIVLKALKETTELIKPGLKFAALNEHTKKVLAEECKAIGLIQEDEELSKYYYHGVSHFLGLDTHDVGTYKDRVLEEGMVITIEPGLYIEEESIGIRIEDDILITKDGYENLSKDIIREVEEVEEFMRENNVNVKEDEVVTK; translated from the coding sequence ATGAAGTCAACATTTTTTGCTCGAAATAGAGAACGATTAGTAAACACGTTACCAGATGAATCAATTACTATTTTATTTGCTGGACAAGCACCTCATATGTCAGCTGATGCACATTATAAATTTGTACCGAATCGTAATTTTTACTACTTAACGGGAATCGATGAGCCGAATGTTATTTTCATGTTAAAAAAGTTTGGGAATAGTGTAGAAGAGACTCTTTTCATTGAAAAATCAGATCCAGTGCTTGAAAAGTGGGTTGGAAAAACAGTTTCTAAAGAAGAAGCAGAGAAATTATCAGGTATAAAGAAAGTTGTGTATTTAGATAGCTTTGAAAAGACAATGACGAATACACTTTTCGTGGAAAATGTGAAACATGTGAATTTAGACTTGGAACTTCGTGAGTGGAACGGTACTGAGACGAAAACATTAGCGTTTGCTAAACATGTAAGAGAACAGTATCCGCACATAACAATTGGAAATGTATACCCAAACATTTGTGAATTACGAGTGTTTAAAACAGAAGAAGAAATTGAAATCATTAAAGAAGCGATTGCTGTAACTAAGGAGGGTATTTATAACGTGCTGAAGCATGCAAAAGCAGATGTGATGGAATATGAATTAGAAGCTCATTTTGATTTTACGCTTAAATCATCTGGAATTAAACATCATGCGTTTAATACAATTTTGGCGAGTGGTAAAAATGCTACAGTCCTTCATTATGAAGATAATGATGCACAAATTCAAAATGGTGATTTAGTACTGCTCGATTTAGGTGCTCAGAAAGATTACTACAACGCTGATATTAGTTACACATTCCCAGCTAGTGGAACATTCTCTAGTCGCCAAAAACAAATATATAATATCGTGTTAAAAGCATTGAAAGAAACAACTGAGCTTATTAAGCCAGGATTAAAATTTGCTGCATTAAATGAGCATACAAAAAAAGTACTAGCAGAAGAGTGTAAAGCTATTGGTTTAATTCAAGAAGATGAGGAACTATCTAAATATTATTATCACGGCGTGAGTCATTTCTTAGGTTTAGATACTCATGATGTAGGAACATACAAAGATAGAGTATTAGAAGAAGGTATGGTCATTACGATTGAACCAGGTCTATATATTGAAGAAGAATCAATTGGGATTCGTATTGAAGATGATATTCTTATCACAAAGGACGGGTATGAAAACTTGTCAAAAGATATCATTAGAGAAGTTGAAGAGGTTGAAGAGTTTATGAGAGAAAATAATGTAAATGTAAAAGAAGATGAAGTTGTTACGAAATAA
- a CDS encoding FMN-dependent NADH-azoreductase: protein MGLFSSLFGKKEENTKVEENKTMSKVLFVKANDRPAEQAISSKMYETFVSAYKEANPNTEITELDLFALDLPYYGNIAISGGYKRSQGMEITAEEEKAVATVDKYLNQFLEAEKVVFAFPLWNFTVPAPLITYISYLSQAGKTFKYTANGPEGLAGDKKVVVLGARGSDYSSEQMAPMEMAVNYVTNVLGFWGITNPETVVIEGHNQYPDRSQQIVEDGLDNVKKVASKF, encoded by the coding sequence ATGGGATTATTTAGCTCATTATTTGGTAAAAAAGAAGAAAATACAAAAGTAGAGGAGAATAAAACTATGTCAAAAGTATTATTTGTAAAAGCGAACGATCGTCCAGCGGAGCAAGCAATTAGTTCGAAAATGTATGAAACATTTGTAAGTGCTTATAAGGAAGCAAATCCGAATACAGAAATTACGGAGTTAGATTTATTCGCATTAGATCTTCCGTATTACGGAAATATCGCTATTTCAGGTGGATATAAACGTAGTCAAGGAATGGAGATAACAGCTGAAGAAGAGAAGGCAGTTGCTACAGTAGATAAATATTTAAATCAATTTTTAGAGGCTGAAAAGGTTGTATTTGCGTTCCCATTATGGAACTTTACAGTACCAGCACCATTAATTACGTATATTTCATATCTTTCTCAAGCTGGAAAAACGTTTAAATATACAGCGAATGGTCCAGAAGGTTTAGCTGGTGATAAGAAAGTAGTTGTTTTAGGTGCTCGTGGTTCAGATTACTCTTCTGAACAAATGGCTCCTATGGAAATGGCTGTTAATTACGTTACAAACGTACTTGGGTTCTGGGGAATTACAAATCCAGAGACAGTTGTAATTGAAGGACACAATCAATATCCAGATCGCTCACAGCAAATTGTTGAAGACGGTCTAGATAACGTTAAGAAAGTAGCGTCGAAATTTTAA
- a CDS encoding DUF4153 domain-containing protein, whose amino-acid sequence MDINNLIIENIDNPHELERMYRKDPKAFKKSFSHAWEQNPDSKVLGVWHERLHFKETVNTEKTSVFQKGFLFMGILAILAGISTRIIFHFVEQEAIAPINLAFGIIPFIAAYFVYNNTPKKSVIYSLAALFLISGFYLNMLPLNYKDSIILAYLHFPIFLWVLVGLAFTGNEYSKGSTRLAYIKFNLEYCILYASMAVSGMVLAALTMQLFRFVDLNIEDFYFSNVVLFGAAALAIVAAYLVSMNLKLAKNITPYIAKIFSPLVLITLLLYLITVIWVGKNPFLDRNFLIVFNGILLGVLAVTIFSIIESDSDEKKNISDYINFALIVLALIIDSVALSAIVFRLSSYGITPNRLAALGVNILIWANLIWIMLSYMRFLQNKSGPSTIQDAVTKYLPVYGLWAAFVIFTFPIMFN is encoded by the coding sequence ATGGACATTAACAATTTGATTATTGAAAATATTGATAACCCTCATGAGCTGGAGAGAATGTATAGAAAAGACCCGAAAGCTTTTAAAAAGTCATTCTCACACGCATGGGAACAAAATCCAGATTCTAAGGTTCTTGGTGTTTGGCATGAAAGATTGCATTTCAAGGAGACAGTAAATACAGAAAAAACTTCCGTATTTCAAAAAGGTTTCTTATTCATGGGCATTTTAGCTATTCTGGCCGGGATAAGCACTAGAATCATTTTCCATTTTGTCGAACAGGAAGCAATTGCTCCAATTAACCTGGCTTTTGGTATAATTCCCTTTATTGCTGCCTATTTTGTTTACAATAATACTCCGAAAAAAAGTGTTATTTATTCTCTTGCAGCGTTGTTCCTAATTTCCGGGTTTTATCTTAATATGCTGCCATTAAATTATAAAGACAGTATTATCCTTGCTTATTTACACTTTCCCATATTCTTATGGGTATTGGTAGGGCTTGCATTTACAGGGAATGAATATTCAAAAGGCAGTACAAGATTAGCCTATATTAAATTTAATTTGGAGTATTGTATTCTCTACGCCAGCATGGCAGTTAGCGGAATGGTACTAGCAGCATTAACCATGCAGTTATTTAGGTTTGTTGACTTGAATATAGAAGACTTCTATTTTAGTAATGTTGTTTTATTTGGTGCTGCCGCTCTTGCTATTGTGGCTGCATACCTGGTATCAATGAATCTGAAACTTGCTAAGAATATTACACCATATATAGCTAAAATTTTTAGTCCTCTTGTCCTGATCACGTTGTTGCTCTATCTAATAACGGTTATATGGGTCGGAAAAAATCCATTCTTGGACCGCAATTTCCTGATAGTCTTCAACGGAATACTCCTTGGTGTATTGGCCGTTACCATATTTTCCATTATCGAGAGCGACTCAGACGAGAAAAAGAACATTTCAGATTATATAAATTTTGCCTTAATTGTTCTTGCACTTATCATTGACAGTGTGGCTTTGTCAGCAATCGTGTTCAGACTTTCTTCTTATGGGATTACGCCTAATAGACTTGCTGCTTTAGGAGTAAACATACTTATCTGGGCAAATCTAATTTGGATTATGCTCTCCTATATGCGTTTTCTACAAAACAAATCCGGACCTTCAACTATCCAAGATGCAGTTACTAAGTATTTGCCGGTATACGGACTTTGGGCAGCTTTCGTTATATTTACTTTTCCTATAATGTTTAATTAG
- the brnQ gene encoding branched-chain amino acid transport system II carrier protein, whose amino-acid sequence MANKVPFSFIVVIGLMLFALFFGAGNLIFPAMLGQSAGENVWIANAGFLVTGVGLPLLGVLAFGFSGKDDLQSLASRAHPVFGIVFTTVLYLAIGPLFAIPRTGNVSYEIGLKPFMPEGLGSTPLILFTIIFFSITCFFSLNPAKIVDIVGKILTPIKLTFIGILVIVAFIHPIGDMQAPVEGYTSHAFFKGFQEGYLTMDTLASFVFGIIIINAIKEKGAKTKTQIMVVCAKATIIAASILAIIYTALSYMGASSVAKLGHLENGGEVLAKVSNYYFGSYGGVLLGLMITVACLTTSVGLVSACSSFFHKLFPNIPYKAIAITLCVFSAIVANVGLTQLIAVSVPVLTAIYPLAIVLIFLTFFHSLFKGRAEVYQVSLIVTFIISLFDGLSAAGVNIEVVSQVFTKFLPMQEVGLGWIFPAIIGGFIGYGISVLKMKNQVQPAARANKKIG is encoded by the coding sequence ATGGCGAATAAAGTACCGTTTTCGTTCATAGTAGTTATCGGATTAATGTTATTTGCACTATTTTTTGGAGCAGGGAATTTAATTTTCCCAGCAATGCTTGGTCAATCAGCAGGTGAAAATGTTTGGATTGCTAACGCTGGATTTTTAGTAACAGGTGTTGGATTACCATTACTAGGTGTACTAGCATTTGGTTTTTCGGGTAAAGATGATTTACAGTCATTAGCAAGTCGTGCTCACCCAGTATTCGGGATTGTGTTTACAACAGTTTTATACTTAGCGATTGGTCCGTTATTTGCAATACCAAGAACGGGAAATGTTTCTTATGAAATTGGTCTTAAGCCGTTTATGCCAGAGGGATTAGGTTCTACACCGTTAATTCTTTTTACAATTATATTCTTTAGCATCACTTGTTTTTTTTCGCTAAATCCTGCGAAAATTGTCGATATTGTTGGGAAAATATTAACGCCAATTAAATTGACATTCATCGGTATTTTAGTAATCGTTGCTTTTATTCATCCGATTGGAGATATGCAAGCACCAGTGGAAGGATATACATCACATGCATTCTTTAAAGGATTCCAAGAAGGATACTTAACGATGGACACGCTTGCATCATTCGTATTCGGAATCATCATCATTAATGCAATTAAAGAAAAAGGTGCGAAAACGAAAACACAGATTATGGTCGTTTGTGCAAAAGCGACAATCATTGCGGCATCTATTTTAGCAATTATTTATACAGCACTTTCTTATATGGGAGCTTCAAGTGTTGCGAAGCTTGGACATTTAGAGAACGGCGGAGAAGTATTAGCGAAAGTTTCTAATTACTATTTCGGATCATATGGCGGAGTATTATTAGGGTTAATGATTACAGTTGCTTGTTTAACAACTAGTGTGGGACTTGTATCAGCATGTTCTTCATTCTTCCATAAGTTATTCCCAAATATTCCTTACAAAGCCATTGCAATCACGCTATGTGTATTTAGTGCAATTGTTGCAAACGTAGGATTAACACAATTAATCGCAGTTTCTGTTCCAGTATTAACAGCAATTTATCCACTAGCAATTGTATTGATTTTCTTAACATTCTTCCATTCACTATTTAAAGGAAGAGCTGAAGTTTATCAAGTGAGTTTAATCGTAACATTTATCATCAGCTTATTCGATGGATTGAGTGCAGCTGGAGTTAACATTGAAGTAGTAAGCCAAGTGTTCACTAAATTCCTTCCGATGCAGGAAGTAGGATTAGGCTGGATCTTCCCAGCGATTATCGGTGGATTTATCGGATATGGCATTAGCGTTTTAAAAATGAAAAATCAAGTTCAACCAGCAGCTAGAGCAAATAAGAAAATAGGTTGA